From the genome of uncultured Pseudodesulfovibrio sp., one region includes:
- a CDS encoding desulfoferrodoxin family protein, which produces MSNRRVFLKSALALAAGLSLGVHKASAETGPFPSNIVYTADDPGQWDKKVGTHAPQVTVADGKVTIQTKHPMSSAHYIVRHTLVGADGTVLGAQVFTPEDKPESSYDIPAKGEYYATSFCNLHDFWVTKFTV; this is translated from the coding sequence ATGAGCAACAGACGTGTTTTCCTGAAATCGGCCCTGGCCCTGGCGGCCGGGCTTTCCCTTGGTGTCCACAAGGCTTCCGCTGAAACGGGCCCGTTTCCTTCCAATATCGTCTACACAGCCGACGATCCCGGCCAGTGGGACAAAAAGGTTGGAACCCATGCGCCCCAGGTGACCGTGGCTGACGGCAAGGTCACTATCCAGACCAAGCACCCCATGAGTTCCGCCCATTACATCGTCCGCCATACATTGGTTGGCGCTGACGGCACGGTCCTTGGAGCCCAGGTCTTTACGCCTGAGGATAAGCCCGAATCCAGCTATGACATTCCGGCCAAGGGCGAATATTACGCCACCAGTTTCTGTAACCTGCATGATTTCTGGGTAACCAAGTTTACTGTCTAG
- a CDS encoding FapA family protein, with translation MPFFLKHYFDPDWDPAKLKPAEQADGSVNHHERQFVTNVAAGDLIAEWLPIEEAGEDLDERFVSDEKSFPAGKGTGIRREFPDKLFAAVDGYVCYKEGRILVRNPLTVHSDIDYHTGNVDFVGNVVVEGSVRSGFSIEAVDVRVNDQVEGATIKARGNLDCRGGVKGSRSALLKTGKDMKLAFCEFATLLSGGDIMVKGALMHSNVYAGKRLAVGGRLTGGNICAYNYIYVGEQLGGGMDTDTALVLGYKPSLLYADQRYNVRIKALHADIASFEKILNKGEEFRAEYQPRLESASKELELLKNLKVKLWNGIYATERLDDCRVLVPGVVKPGVEICIGSAYYKVDDFLEDVFFYYDNGEVKIGASAAKSKK, from the coding sequence ATGCCGTTTTTCCTGAAACATTACTTTGATCCCGATTGGGACCCGGCAAAGCTTAAGCCCGCGGAGCAGGCGGACGGGAGCGTGAATCATCACGAGCGTCAGTTCGTAACGAACGTGGCCGCCGGAGATCTCATCGCCGAGTGGCTTCCGATTGAAGAGGCCGGTGAAGACCTGGACGAGCGGTTTGTGTCGGATGAGAAATCTTTTCCGGCGGGCAAGGGCACGGGCATCCGGCGTGAATTCCCGGACAAGCTCTTCGCGGCCGTGGACGGCTATGTCTGCTATAAGGAAGGTCGGATTCTGGTCCGCAATCCGCTGACGGTTCACTCGGATATAGACTACCATACCGGTAATGTTGACTTTGTTGGTAATGTGGTGGTTGAAGGATCCGTACGCAGCGGCTTCAGCATCGAGGCCGTGGATGTTCGCGTCAATGACCAAGTGGAAGGGGCGACCATCAAGGCTCGGGGCAATCTGGATTGTCGCGGCGGGGTGAAGGGGAGCAGATCGGCGCTTCTCAAGACCGGCAAGGACATGAAATTGGCATTTTGCGAATTCGCGACCTTGTTGTCGGGCGGCGACATCATGGTCAAGGGCGCGCTGATGCACAGCAATGTTTATGCGGGCAAACGGCTGGCCGTTGGCGGCCGGCTTACCGGCGGGAATATCTGCGCATACAACTACATTTACGTGGGTGAACAGCTTGGCGGCGGGATGGATACCGATACGGCCCTGGTTCTGGGGTACAAGCCATCGTTGCTGTATGCCGACCAACGCTACAATGTTCGGATCAAGGCCCTGCACGCGGATATCGCCTCTTTTGAGAAGATCTTGAACAAGGGCGAGGAATTTAGAGCAGAATATCAGCCTCGTCTCGAGTCTGCCAGCAAGGAGCTGGAACTGCTCAAAAACCTGAAGGTCAAGTTGTGGAATGGCATTTACGCTACCGAACGGTTGGATGATTGTCGGGTTCTTGTGCCGGGCGTTGTCAAACCGGGCGTGGAAATATGTATCGGATCAGCGTATTACAAAGTGGACGATTTTTTGGAAGATGTCTTTTTCTATTATGACAATGGTGAAGTAAAAATCGGCGCTTCAGCTGCAAAAAGCAAGAAATAG
- a CDS encoding flagellar motor protein MotB yields the protein MAEQEAMEQQGGGPKSDPPKPEEGIPPWMATFADMVTLLLCFFVLLLSFTNQDVTNFRKLMGSIQEALGVQYEDSSALSTPYADTTFKERQSVKENRQIVELGVILKKAIRAKDLTHMAKVSSDKSGVMLRMSSPVLFDKGSVELTAEAKQALEVVIDSMKKTDFNLVIRGHTDGEAPESQHYGSNWALSAARAARCLRYILDHSDIQPTRMKAVGYGGSKPLLPSTSEENRHANRRVEFFYVPSGRSKW from the coding sequence ATGGCTGAACAGGAAGCAATGGAACAGCAGGGCGGAGGGCCCAAGTCTGATCCGCCCAAGCCCGAAGAGGGGATTCCGCCGTGGATGGCCACGTTTGCCGACATGGTCACCTTGTTGCTGTGCTTTTTTGTCCTGCTCCTGTCTTTTACCAACCAGGACGTGACCAACTTCCGTAAACTCATGGGGTCCATCCAGGAGGCGCTTGGCGTTCAATACGAGGACAGTTCGGCTCTTTCAACTCCATATGCGGACACGACCTTCAAGGAACGACAGAGCGTTAAGGAAAACAGGCAGATAGTCGAGTTGGGTGTGATCCTGAAAAAAGCCATCCGGGCCAAGGATCTGACCCATATGGCCAAGGTCAGTTCCGACAAGTCGGGCGTCATGCTCAGGATGAGCAGTCCGGTGCTTTTCGACAAAGGGTCTGTGGAGCTGACCGCGGAGGCAAAGCAGGCCTTGGAAGTGGTCATCGACTCGATGAAAAAGACTGACTTTAATCTTGTTATCCGGGGCCACACCGATGGAGAAGCGCCGGAGTCTCAGCACTATGGTTCCAATTGGGCCTTGTCCGCGGCTCGGGCGGCTCGTTGTTTGCGGTATATTCTCGACCATTCGGATATCCAGCCTACGCGGATGAAGGCCGTGGGCTATGGCGGTTCCAAGCCGCTCCTGCCGAGTACTTCCGAAGAGAATCGCCACGCCAACAGACGCGTTGAGTTCTTTTATGTCCCCTCAGGGCGATCAAAGTGGTAG
- a CDS encoding flagellar motor protein MotB yields the protein MAKDEEVIRRKPPEDPPGDEGLPPWMATFADMVTLLLCFFVLLLSFAQQSEEKFRDALGSLKGAFGVKEVRAVSEELAQFNTSSKATEEMASSISHDQRLLLSVVMRVKSMLEELDVKLKEGAGVSADRDGVVFRANSAALFEPNTAVLRPDAGKMLDAVIKVLKDYKLNLVVRGHTDDRPIHTAKYPSNWELSAARAAVALDYIVNKGGIEINRAKAVGYADTRPEVPNDTEADRLKNQRVEFYMHMPQRDAW from the coding sequence ATGGCCAAGGACGAAGAAGTCATACGCAGAAAGCCGCCGGAGGATCCGCCGGGCGACGAGGGGTTGCCCCCGTGGATGGCCACGTTTGCCGACATGGTCACGCTTTTGTTGTGTTTTTTTGTTCTGCTGTTGTCTTTTGCCCAGCAGAGTGAGGAGAAATTTCGTGACGCCTTGGGGTCCCTGAAGGGAGCCTTTGGCGTCAAAGAGGTGCGTGCCGTCTCCGAAGAGTTGGCCCAGTTCAATACCAGCTCCAAGGCGACCGAGGAGATGGCTTCTTCAATCTCTCACGACCAGCGATTGCTTTTGTCAGTGGTCATGCGCGTTAAATCCATGCTTGAAGAGCTGGATGTGAAGCTCAAGGAAGGGGCGGGAGTGAGCGCTGATCGGGACGGCGTTGTTTTTCGCGCAAATTCGGCTGCGTTGTTCGAGCCCAATACCGCCGTGCTTCGGCCGGATGCCGGGAAGATGCTGGATGCGGTCATCAAGGTGCTCAAGGATTACAAGTTGAATCTCGTGGTGCGGGGACATACGGACGATCGGCCCATTCATACGGCCAAATATCCTTCCAATTGGGAACTCTCCGCAGCACGAGCGGCCGTCGCTCTGGATTATATCGTCAACAAGGGGGGCATCGAGATCAACCGCGCCAAAGCCGTAGGTTACGCGGATACTCGCCCTGAAGTACCCAATGATACGGAAGCCGATCGGTTGAAGAACCAGCGGGTCGAATTTTACATGCATATGCCCCAACGGGACGCTTGGTAG
- a CDS encoding flagellar protein FlaG — MNIPMINIDVKQELRSESVVPPKAVQKPPVPDGSTRRDDAVAAQDKAQSDNQSGTPTRDELNSLIAEAKEHLESKNIKLKFNILENNDTIQVEIIDSDGKTIRKIPEDDLLKLTKSLKNLGQGFLDKMS; from the coding sequence ATGAATATCCCCATGATAAACATCGACGTGAAGCAAGAGCTGCGCTCGGAGAGCGTTGTTCCGCCCAAGGCCGTGCAGAAGCCGCCCGTCCCGGACGGCTCCACCCGACGCGACGACGCGGTCGCGGCACAGGACAAGGCACAATCGGACAACCAATCCGGCACCCCTACCCGGGATGAACTGAACTCCTTGATCGCCGAGGCCAAGGAACACCTTGAGTCCAAGAACATCAAGCTGAAGTTCAACATCCTGGAGAACAACGACACCATTCAGGTGGAGATCATCGATTCCGATGGGAAGACCATCCGCAAGATTCCGGAGGATGACCTGCTCAAGTTGACCAAGTCTCTGAAGAATCTCGGACAAGGCTTCCTGGACAAGATGTCCTGA
- a CDS encoding PEP/pyruvate-binding domain-containing protein → MAKAKNDATDKTPAVKAKKVDAKVESLKQKLVLNGAEIKKIGEDAELLVGGKNYNTAIISQVPGIRAPEFRAISSNAFHILLDETKVNAAVVRATVDKEYNKIDWYSDAVNEDSDYLQHFVREVGKKIREESKKQSGTPIRLRTFINNVVEGFATSPEGIDQLRMRSVLVQSAILSVEMPEGVGKEVKGAYQSICKEAGLDDVPVAVRSSAAGEDSRKKAFAGLQDTYLNIVGEDECLEAYHWDCASAYNLRSMTYRREAILDAITLAEKTGDDSIAETAKKEWAIEHTSLSVCMMRMINPVISGTAFSADTATGCRGTNRNDLVSIDASYGLGEAVVGGMVTPDKFYVFQREGDREVVIRYMGCKEKKIVYKEDGSGTHVVKVADNEVFRWALSIAQAETVAQGVRNISKAYGGMIMDTEFCIDKTDRLWFVQARPETRWNEDFELHPHTIFMRRLEVDKKAIDSAEVILEGNGASRGAGQGTVKYLRSALELNKINKGDILAADRTDPDMVPGMRIASAILANVGGDTSHAAITSRELGIPAIIGIQRLEALRSMDGQQVTVDGSRGKVYRGELPLVEVGGEINVSELPKTKTKVGLILADVGQALFLSRLRNVPDFEVGLLRAEFMLGNIGVHPMALEAYDKDALNDLVEEKLQEMDHHLTKVMKEQLDAGLITMPLKLREYVGLITGLTREMESLAEQEGARSTDEVLAMHRRLREMDHKLDEHISNATERLDVLKTSIDPEAHVAVVLGYHDMLEPTPSVRTEAWKIRQQHEKVVTEYVARLKEDPDFVAHLDKITRLREEVALKMGLKSEMDEVATLPDRIRRLLESRGYTTGKENYIQTLSQGLALFAMAFYGSNIVYRTTDFKSNEYRNLLGGSLFEAHEDNPMIGYRGVSRNIHDWELEAFKLARGIYGGRNLSIMFPFVRTLEEARSMKRYLKQVHNLESGKDDLKVILMAEIPSNAILCKEFLKEVDGFSIGSNDMTQMVLATDRDNASLQHIYDEEDPAVVWAILSAIFAGQKVGKKVGFCGQGVSNSVILRGLVAIAGIVSASVVPDTYYQTKLDMAEIESENIKTSGLGAWLKTQHMVKLQELLEANSYGHILKKYKSPEDFMEWYEGELDRFSEQLRDHMETPKEEFYRQEMEQFRATFHKPVIYASWDWHHTVEDAMHHAGFATFEEQDAALEKQRKKQW, encoded by the coding sequence ATGGCCAAAGCCAAAAATGACGCAACGGATAAAACACCTGCGGTAAAAGCCAAGAAGGTCGATGCCAAGGTGGAGAGCCTCAAACAGAAACTGGTTCTGAATGGAGCCGAAATCAAGAAGATCGGCGAGGACGCCGAGTTGCTGGTCGGTGGTAAGAACTACAACACGGCCATCATCAGCCAGGTGCCGGGCATCCGTGCCCCGGAGTTCCGGGCCATTTCCTCCAATGCATTTCATATTCTTCTGGACGAGACCAAGGTGAACGCCGCGGTGGTTCGCGCCACGGTGGACAAGGAGTACAACAAGATCGACTGGTACTCCGACGCGGTCAACGAAGACTCCGACTATCTGCAGCACTTTGTCCGCGAAGTGGGCAAAAAAATCCGCGAGGAGTCCAAGAAGCAGTCCGGCACGCCCATTCGCCTGCGCACCTTCATCAACAATGTGGTCGAGGGTTTCGCCACTTCTCCTGAAGGAATCGACCAGCTGCGCATGCGTTCGGTTCTGGTCCAGTCGGCCATTCTGTCCGTGGAGATGCCCGAAGGCGTCGGCAAGGAAGTGAAGGGGGCCTACCAGTCCATCTGCAAGGAAGCCGGTTTGGACGATGTTCCCGTGGCCGTGCGTTCCTCTGCGGCTGGCGAGGACAGCCGCAAAAAAGCCTTTGCCGGTCTTCAGGATACCTACCTTAATATAGTCGGCGAGGACGAGTGCCTCGAAGCTTACCATTGGGACTGCGCCTCGGCCTACAACCTGCGCTCCATGACCTATCGCCGCGAGGCCATTCTCGATGCCATCACCCTGGCAGAGAAGACCGGTGACGATTCCATCGCCGAAACCGCCAAGAAGGAGTGGGCCATTGAGCACACCTCCTTGTCCGTGTGCATGATGCGAATGATCAACCCGGTTATCTCGGGTACGGCCTTCAGCGCGGATACGGCCACCGGCTGCCGGGGTACGAACCGCAACGACCTCGTCTCCATTGACGCAAGCTACGGCCTCGGTGAGGCGGTCGTCGGCGGCATGGTCACTCCGGACAAGTTCTACGTCTTCCAGCGCGAGGGCGACCGTGAAGTGGTCATCCGTTACATGGGCTGCAAGGAAAAGAAGATTGTCTACAAGGAAGACGGCAGCGGCACCCATGTGGTCAAGGTCGCCGACAACGAAGTCTTCCGCTGGGCCCTGTCCATTGCTCAGGCCGAGACCGTGGCCCAGGGGGTGCGCAACATCTCCAAGGCTTACGGCGGCATGATCATGGACACCGAGTTCTGCATCGACAAGACCGACCGGCTGTGGTTCGTCCAGGCTCGCCCTGAGACCCGCTGGAACGAGGACTTCGAGCTCCATCCGCACACCATTTTCATGCGCCGCCTCGAGGTCGACAAGAAGGCCATCGACTCGGCTGAAGTCATCCTGGAAGGCAACGGCGCTTCCCGCGGTGCGGGGCAGGGTACCGTCAAGTACCTGCGATCCGCTCTGGAACTGAATAAAATCAACAAGGGTGACATCCTGGCCGCCGATCGTACCGATCCGGACATGGTTCCGGGAATGCGCATAGCCTCGGCCATTCTGGCCAACGTGGGCGGCGATACCAGCCACGCGGCCATTACCTCGCGCGAGTTGGGCATCCCGGCCATCATCGGTATTCAGCGCCTTGAGGCCCTGCGCTCCATGGACGGCCAGCAGGTCACCGTGGACGGCTCTCGAGGCAAGGTCTACCGCGGCGAGCTGCCGCTGGTTGAGGTCGGCGGCGAGATCAATGTCAGCGAACTGCCTAAGACCAAGACCAAGGTCGGCCTGATTCTGGCCGATGTTGGCCAGGCCCTGTTCCTGTCCCGCCTGCGCAACGTGCCTGACTTCGAGGTCGGCCTGCTGCGCGCCGAGTTCATGCTCGGCAATATCGGCGTCCATCCCATGGCGCTCGAGGCCTACGACAAGGACGCTCTCAATGATCTGGTCGAGGAAAAGCTCCAGGAAATGGACCATCACCTGACCAAGGTCATGAAGGAGCAACTGGATGCCGGCCTGATTACGATGCCGCTGAAGCTGCGTGAGTATGTGGGTCTGATCACCGGTCTGACCCGTGAGATGGAGTCCCTGGCCGAGCAGGAGGGCGCCCGCAGCACGGACGAAGTCCTTGCCATGCACCGTCGCCTGCGTGAAATGGACCACAAGCTCGACGAGCACATCTCCAACGCAACCGAACGTCTGGATGTGCTCAAGACCTCCATTGACCCTGAGGCCCATGTGGCCGTTGTTCTGGGCTACCACGACATGCTCGAGCCGACTCCGTCGGTCCGTACCGAGGCCTGGAAGATCCGTCAGCAGCATGAGAAGGTCGTGACCGAGTACGTGGCCCGCCTCAAGGAAGATCCCGATTTTGTTGCTCACTTGGACAAGATCACCCGTCTGCGCGAGGAAGTGGCTCTCAAGATGGGCCTGAAGTCCGAGATGGACGAAGTGGCGACCCTGCCCGACCGTATCCGCCGCCTGCTCGAGTCGCGTGGCTACACCACCGGCAAGGAGAACTACATCCAGACCCTTTCTCAGGGACTGGCTCTGTTCGCCATGGCCTTCTACGGTTCCAACATCGTCTACCGAACCACCGACTTCAAATCCAACGAATACCGCAACCTGCTGGGTGGCTCCCTGTTCGAGGCCCACGAGGACAACCCCATGATCGGTTACCGCGGCGTATCGCGGAACATCCACGACTGGGAACTCGAGGCCTTCAAGCTGGCTCGGGGCATCTACGGCGGCCGGAACCTGTCCATCATGTTCCCGTTCGTGCGTACCTTGGAAGAGGCCCGCTCCATGAAGCGTTACCTCAAGCAGGTCCATAATCTGGAATCCGGCAAGGACGATCTCAAGGTCATCCTCATGGCCGAGATCCCGAGCAACGCCATCCTGTGCAAGGAATTCCTCAAGGAAGTTGACGGGTTCTCCATCGGTTCCAACGACATGACCCAGATGGTTCTGGCAACGGACCGCGACAACGCCAGCCTGCAGCACATCTACGATGAGGAAGACCCGGCGGTTGTCTGGGCCATTCTGTCCGCCATCTTCGCGGGGCAGAAGGTCGGCAAGAAGGTCGGCTTCTGCGGCCAGGGCGTGTCCAACTCCGTGATCCTGCGCGGCCTGGTGGCCATTGCGGGCATCGTGTCCGCTTCGGTTGTGCCCGATACCTATTACCAGACCAAGCTGGACATGGCCGAGATCGAATCCGAAAACATCAAGACCAGTGGCCTGGGCGCCTGGCTCAAGACGCAGCACATGGTCAAGCTCCAGGAACTCCTGGAGGCCAACAGCTACGGCCATATCCTGAAGAAATACAAGTCCCCCGAGGACTTCATGGAATGGTACGAGGGCGAATTGGACCGTTTCAGCGAGCAGCTTCGCGATCACATGGAGACTCCCAAGGAGGAGTTCTACCGTCAGGAGATGGAGCAGTTCCGCGCGACCTTCCACAAGCCGGTTATCTACGCCAGCTGGGATTGGCATCACACTGTGGAAGATGCCATGCACCATGCCGGTTTCGCGACCTTCGAGGAGCAGGATGCGGCTTTGGAGAAGCAGCGCAAAAAGCAGTGGTAG
- a CDS encoding methyl-accepting chemotaxis protein, with protein MKIQAKFILSIIVPVFVSVVVISSVVSLQVSGTVTEQFEMSSQEELRVVNGFVTQLLKGPAEIAQYVASLPALTEGMGEWTRYFQLPAGDNPVLHDGMSEKERLAFHTFEKLMKSHPDFAYVYAGLEDGGYTQAPSENMGNKFDPRKRPWYTQGKQSATEVTLLSAYITTKGVPNIGVVAKAHDASGKLVGIGAVDMSLAKLTEIAASIKIGKTGYMIIVQNDGTILADPRHKDYVFKKMGELSGAYAILNDTKGGLVEDLDIGGVNMFASVYVSPESGWKYVALIERNEIMSASNSAVFNTAVIGLVIAALFALGGWRIAKSMTGPIIRSGDFTRQVAGGDLTASIVVSGKDEVAVLAQDLSEMGSTLRGVVSDVRSTVDGVASGAVQLSATAESLSQAATEQAANVEEVASSMEQMVANISQNAENARETEHIAQRSAADAERGGQSVAQTVEAMREIADKISVIEEIARQTNLLALNAAIEAARAGEHGKGFAVVAAEVRKLAERSGVAAAEISDLSATSVQVAEEAGEMLGKMVPDIKHTAELIQEITAASNEQQSGAEGVNTAIHQLDQVIQQIASASEEMSSTSEELASQAEHLKSTVAYFKIDGGGPATTARVTVKSKKQALQSGGDGFERF; from the coding sequence ATGAAGATTCAAGCAAAGTTCATTTTGTCGATCATTGTTCCAGTTTTTGTGTCCGTTGTAGTAATCTCCAGCGTGGTTTCCCTGCAGGTGAGCGGCACGGTCACAGAGCAATTTGAGATGTCCTCCCAAGAGGAACTGCGCGTAGTCAACGGGTTTGTCACCCAGTTGTTGAAAGGACCGGCCGAGATCGCCCAGTATGTTGCCTCCCTGCCTGCCCTCACCGAAGGTATGGGGGAATGGACGCGCTACTTCCAACTCCCGGCTGGGGACAATCCCGTTCTGCATGACGGGATGAGTGAGAAGGAACGCTTGGCCTTTCATACTTTCGAAAAACTGATGAAGTCCCATCCGGATTTTGCGTATGTCTATGCGGGCCTTGAAGACGGCGGTTACACCCAGGCTCCCAGCGAGAACATGGGCAACAAGTTCGATCCAAGAAAGCGGCCATGGTATACACAGGGCAAGCAGTCGGCCACGGAAGTGACCCTGCTCAGTGCCTATATTACCACCAAGGGCGTACCGAATATCGGTGTTGTGGCCAAGGCGCACGACGCCTCGGGCAAGTTGGTGGGCATCGGGGCCGTTGACATGTCTTTGGCAAAACTTACCGAGATCGCGGCCAGCATCAAGATTGGCAAGACCGGGTATATGATTATTGTCCAGAACGATGGAACGATTCTGGCTGATCCGAGACACAAGGATTATGTTTTCAAGAAGATGGGGGAGTTGTCCGGTGCCTATGCGATCTTGAATGACACCAAGGGCGGATTGGTCGAAGACCTGGACATCGGTGGTGTCAACATGTTCGCCAGTGTGTACGTCTCGCCGGAATCTGGCTGGAAGTATGTGGCATTGATCGAGCGAAATGAAATCATGAGCGCCTCCAACTCTGCTGTTTTCAACACAGCCGTGATCGGTTTGGTCATCGCGGCTCTGTTCGCGCTGGGCGGATGGCGGATCGCGAAGTCCATGACCGGGCCCATCATTCGAAGCGGCGATTTCACACGTCAGGTGGCCGGTGGCGATTTGACGGCCAGCATCGTCGTTTCCGGAAAGGACGAAGTCGCGGTTTTGGCACAGGATCTCTCTGAGATGGGCAGCACGCTTCGCGGCGTGGTGTCTGACGTCCGTAGTACTGTTGATGGAGTGGCCTCCGGCGCGGTGCAGTTGTCGGCCACGGCTGAGAGCCTTTCGCAGGCAGCCACCGAGCAGGCGGCCAATGTTGAGGAAGTCGCCTCGTCCATGGAGCAGATGGTCGCCAATATCAGTCAGAATGCCGAAAATGCCCGAGAGACAGAGCACATTGCCCAAAGATCGGCAGCCGATGCGGAACGGGGAGGCCAGTCGGTCGCCCAGACCGTGGAGGCCATGCGAGAAATAGCGGACAAGATCTCCGTCATTGAGGAGATAGCGCGTCAGACCAACCTGCTAGCCCTTAACGCGGCCATTGAAGCTGCCAGGGCAGGGGAACACGGCAAGGGGTTCGCCGTTGTTGCCGCGGAAGTCAGAAAGCTTGCCGAGCGCTCAGGCGTTGCTGCCGCGGAAATCAGCGATTTGTCGGCCACAAGCGTCCAGGTGGCTGAGGAAGCGGGCGAGATGCTGGGCAAGATGGTCCCGGACATCAAGCACACAGCGGAACTGATTCAGGAGATAACGGCCGCCAGCAACGAGCAGCAATCGGGCGCTGAAGGCGTCAACACCGCCATCCACCAACTGGACCAGGTCATTCAGCAGATCGCCTCGGCCTCGGAAGAGATGTCGTCCACTTCGGAAGAGCTGGCCAGTCAGGCCGAGCATCTCAAGAGCACTGTGGCCTACTTCAAGATCGACGGCGGCGGACCGGCCACTACCGCCCGTGTCACCGTGAAGAGCAAGAAGCAGGCCCTGCAATCCGGAGGCGACGGATTCGAGAGATTCTGA
- a CDS encoding undecaprenyl-diphosphate phosphatase yields the protein MAPWYVAIVLGIVEGLTEFLPISSTGHLIIAGHLLNFTGPKAETFEIVIQLGAILAVVVLYWDRFVGLLFPDKSRKFSGVYGLWLLFLTSLPASVLGLLTHHYIKEYLFSPTTVAVALAVGAILIFVVEGMEKKSTTLTLDEITPKTALGIGFFQCLALWPGFSRSASTIMGGMLLGAKRTVAAEYSFIAAVPIMFAATGYDFLKNYALFESGDLIFLLIGFVVSFIAAWLAVKGFIVLLGRLTLRPFAIYRIILAALILLFL from the coding sequence ATGGCACCCTGGTATGTTGCGATTGTTCTCGGCATTGTCGAAGGCCTGACCGAATTCCTGCCCATTTCCAGCACGGGCCACCTGATCATCGCCGGGCACCTCCTGAATTTCACTGGCCCCAAGGCAGAGACATTTGAGATCGTCATCCAGCTCGGGGCCATTCTGGCTGTGGTGGTTCTGTACTGGGACCGTTTCGTGGGCTTGCTCTTCCCGGATAAAAGCCGCAAGTTTTCTGGAGTATACGGCCTTTGGCTCCTGTTTCTGACCTCCCTGCCAGCCTCGGTACTCGGCCTTCTGACCCATCACTACATCAAGGAATATCTCTTTTCGCCCACCACGGTAGCCGTAGCCCTGGCCGTAGGCGCCATCCTCATCTTCGTGGTGGAAGGCATGGAGAAAAAGAGCACCACTCTGACCTTGGACGAAATCACCCCGAAAACGGCCCTGGGCATCGGTTTCTTCCAGTGCCTGGCCCTGTGGCCCGGCTTTTCCCGGTCAGCATCCACCATCATGGGCGGCATGCTCCTGGGAGCCAAACGCACGGTGGCCGCCGAGTACTCGTTCATCGCGGCCGTGCCCATCATGTTCGCCGCAACCGGCTATGACTTCCTGAAGAACTACGCCCTGTTCGAGAGCGGCGACCTGATCTTTCTGCTCATAGGCTTCGTGGTCTCCTTCATAGCGGCATGGCTGGCCGTAAAGGGGTTCATCGTCCTGCTGGGCCGCCTGACCCTGCGTCCCTTCGCCATATACCGCATTATCCTGGCCGCCCTGATTCTCCTGTTTTTGTAA
- a CDS encoding MotA/TolQ/ExbB proton channel family protein, producing MDIATLIGLAGAFGLVVTTIIMGGNAAGFIDIPSVVVVIGGTFAVIFVMFPLGVVINAFKVGMKTLLFKSSNPQDIIKLITSLADTARKESLVALEKVNIDDPFLKKGVMLVVDGSSESLVRSVMEIELEFMKQRHRQGQAVFKGMGTMAPAFGMIGTLIGLVNMLSNLSDPSSIGPAMAVALLTTFYGAIMANVMFLPMATKLEERSAEDVLFMQIMIEGVSSLQHGDHPSVVKEKLQAFLSPALREAS from the coding sequence ATGGATATCGCAACTCTTATCGGTTTGGCCGGTGCCTTTGGCCTTGTCGTCACGACAATCATCATGGGCGGCAACGCGGCGGGATTCATCGATATCCCCTCAGTTGTCGTGGTCATCGGCGGCACATTTGCCGTCATCTTCGTCATGTTCCCCCTGGGCGTGGTCATCAACGCCTTCAAGGTTGGCATGAAAACCCTGCTTTTCAAGTCTTCCAACCCCCAGGACATCATCAAATTGATCACCTCCCTGGCGGACACTGCCCGTAAGGAAAGTCTGGTCGCCTTGGAAAAGGTCAACATTGACGACCCGTTTCTGAAAAAAGGCGTGATGCTGGTTGTGGACGGCTCCAGCGAAAGTCTGGTTCGTTCGGTCATGGAAATCGAGCTGGAATTCATGAAACAACGTCATCGCCAGGGACAGGCCGTATTCAAGGGCATGGGCACCATGGCCCCGGCCTTCGGTATGATCGGTACCCTCATCGGTCTGGTCAACATGCTCTCCAACCTGTCCGATCCTTCGTCTATCGGCCCGGCCATGGCCGTAGCTCTGCTGACCACCTTCTACGGGGCCATCATGGCTAACGTCATGTTCCTGCCCATGGCCACGAAGTTGGAGGAGCGTTCCGCAGAGGACGTTCTTTTCATGCAGATTATGATTGAAGGGGTCTCTTCCCTGCAGCACGGTGACCACCCCTCCGTGGTCAAGGAAAAGCTGCAGGCCTTCCTGTCCCCGGCACTGCGCGAAGCATCCTAA